ggatgatgcgggttttcttgttgtcccgggccgcgttgccggccagctccaggatttcagcCGTCAGATACTCGAGCACAGCCGCCAGGTAGACCGGGGCTCCGGCACCCACACGCTCCACATAGTTGCCCTTTCTCAGGAGCCTGTGAACACAGCCCACAGGGAACTGCAGTCCAGCCCGGGAGGAGTGACACTTACCCTTGGTCCGAGCTTTTCCGCTGGTCTTTCCTcttccagtaagagttttaacaacaccaggttaaagtccaa
Above is a window of Mustelus asterias chromosome 5, sMusAst1.hap1.1, whole genome shotgun sequence DNA encoding:
- the LOC144494043 gene encoding histone H2A-like, producing TGRGKTSGKARTKGKCHSSRAGLQFPVGCVHRLLRKGNYVERVGAGAPVYLAAVLEYLTAEILELAGNAARDNKKTRIIPRHLQLAVCNDEELNKLLGGVTIAQGGVLPNIQAVLLPKKTSAAPKTK